The Aphis gossypii isolate Hap1 chromosome 3, ASM2018417v2, whole genome shotgun sequence genome includes a region encoding these proteins:
- the LOC114131245 gene encoding F-box only protein 33 has protein sequence METVNWNSLPSLALHQVFTHLSPESRVAASSTCKHWRTALYHPQFWHSLVLDISSAGTSYAEIKSKVKHANKNLVTLVRDIHLAFDSRSTQCFELASSVIKALMSNQLLRNVDIELNHCELSRDEIFQYRWSIQNYFEFAILNVVQKGNIEGFSFGYFMFYYWNALIHMLSKYSCDSLQRLELAGLGPSIFNEESKTTCFNSTFDSMSSLINLKKLSLDLNSNTCKLLPALCSMSQLEILVLHVHNELDIDISDDIWADIKKYCPKLELRLTIINCHIVAKHLHTKLLRPSMPLTHLKVLFCNVINVEVLHRLVDYSNTFQSLIWVDEQSMNPAGLLEGHWHLEPSADDIETNPLIILSWVCRKITEIVVLGYFIEPFDVCGIARLRGTRLKRFELLEEDICFQQPQSEMIYDEVVLDVSRWMGTNWKPLNKNNLFVSHSHYILQCISKDLTTKY, from the exons ATGGAAACCGTCAATTGGAACTCTCTACCCAGCCTGGCCCTCCACCAGGTGTTCACTCATCTATCGCCTGAATCTAGAGTGGCTGCGTCGTCTACTTGTAAACATTGGAGGACTGCCTTATACCATCCACAGTTCTGGCACAGTCTGGTGTTAGACATATCGTCTGCTGGAACGTCGTATGCTGAAATCAAGTCCAAAGTGAAGCACGCCAATAAAAATCTAGTGACGTTGGTACGTGACATTCACCTTGCATTTGATTCCCGGAGTACTCAGTGCTTTGAATTGGCTTCATCTGTTATCAAGGCATTAATGAGCAATCAACTGTTGAGAAATGTTGACATTGAGCTTAACCACTGTGAATTGTCAAGGGATGAAAT ATTTCAGTATAGATGgtctattcaaaattattttgagtttgCTATTCTCAATGTCGTGCAGAAAGGAAACATCGAAGGGTTTAGTTTtggatattttatgttttactattGGAATGCTTTGATTCATATGCTATCTAAGTATAGTTGTGATAGCTTACAACGTTTGGAACTAGCTGGATTGGGACCATCAATTTTTAACGAAGAGAGCAAAACAACATGTTTCAATTCTACTTTTGATAGTATGTCATCACTAATCAATTTAAAG aAATTGAGTTTAGACCTAAACTCCAATACATGCAAATTGCTTCCAGCATTGTGTTCAATGTCTCAATTGGAAATCCTTGTTTTACATGTTCATAATGAGCTAGATATAGATATAAGTGATGATATCTGGgcagatattaaaaaatattg ccCTAAACTTGAATTAAGATTAACCATTATCAACTGTCATATTGTTGCTAAGCACCTTCATACTAAGTTGCTTCGTCCATCAATGCCATTAACACATCTCAAAGTTCTTTTTTGTAATGTG ATAAATGTTGAAGTATTGCATAGATTAGTGGACTATAGTAATACATTTCAATCATTAATTTGGGTCGATGAACAATCAATGAACCCTGCTGGTTTACTTGAAGGACATTGGCATCTTGAACCGTCTGCAGATGATATTGAAACTAATccgttgataatattatcgtggGTTTGCCGCAAAATTACAGAAATTGTTGTATTGG gatattttattgaaccaTTTGATGTATGTGGAATTGCAAGACTGAGAGGTACTAGGTTAAAAAGGTTTGAATTATTAGAAGAAGATATTTGCTTTCAACAACCACAAAGTGAAATGATTTATGATGAAGTTGTTTTA GATGTATCAAGGTGGATGGGAACTAATTGGAAAcctttgaataaaaacaatttatttgtaagtcATTCACACTACATATTGCAATGTATTTCAAAGGATTTAACAACAaagtattag